Below is a genomic region from Hyalangium minutum.
CCTGGGGGAAATGCCAGCCGCGAGTCCGTGACAGAGGTGAATGTGCCGCTCCGGCGTGGTAATCCGGGGCTCCCTGTTTCAAGAACCGCTCCGAGGTCCACGCGATGGAGATGCTCTGCACCCTGCGCAGCGCGACGGAGGCCCAACACCAGGCGCTGGTGAAGGCGCCAGAGCGGCTGCAGGACTTCCTGGACGACGAGGAGGACTTCAGCGACCTGCAGGGCGTGAGGTTCCTGGAGCTCGACATCGGCGAGTCGTGGCATGGCCTGCAGTACCTGATGACGGGAACGCCCTGGGAGGGCACCGCCCCGCTGGACTTCCTGGTGCGCGGCGGCGAGGACGTGGGCGACATCCCCTCGGATGAGGGCACGGCGCGCATCTTCAAGCCGGCGGAGGTGAAGAAGCTCTCCGAGGCGTTGCATGCCCTCTCCCAGGACACGCTGAAGCGCCGCTTCGACGCGGGAACGATGCAGGAGCTCGACATCTACCCGGGCCACTGGGACGACCCGCCGGAGGATGAGGATCCGCTGGAGGAGCTCGTCAGCTACTTCGCGGAGCTGCGCAAGTTCGTGAGCCAGGTGGCGCAGCGCGGGCACTCGCTGCTGGTGCACATCGGCTGACGCCCCGGCATCAGCCCGTGAGCAGGTCCCGGCCGAGCTTCAGCACGAGCGCTGCTACCACCAAGAGCACCACCTTGCGCACGAGCCGGTCCCCCCCCTTCACCGTGAGGTGGGCGCCAATCCACGCGCCGGTGAACTGGGCCGCAGCCATGGGCAGCGCCACGTGCCACAGCACCTTGCCACTCCACGCGAAGAGCACCACGGCGGCGATGTTGGAGGCGAAGTTCACCACCTTGGCATCCGCGGAAGCGCGCAGCAGCCCGTGGCCCAGCAGCGTGGAGAAGCCCACGATGAGGAAGGTGCCCGTTCCCGGGCCGAAGAAGCCGTCGTAGGCCCCGATGACGAAGGCCACCGCACCTCCGAGCAGCCGGAGCCGGGCCAGCGGAGGCTCAGGCCTGTCTCCTGGTGGCGGCCCCTTGCGGAAGGCCAGGAAGGCAGCCACCGCGACGAGCAGCACGAGCACCAGCGGCTTGAGCACCTCGGGTTTCACCCAGAGCACGAGCCGCGTGCCCGCGAATGCGCCCATCAGCCCGAGCGGAAAGGACACCCAAGCCAGCCGGCCGCTCACCAGGCGAGCGCGTGCGTAGCGCACCAGCGCCGAGAAGGACCCGAAGACGGACTGGCCCTTGTTGGTGCCCAGCGCGTAGTGCGCGGGCATGCCGGTGGCCAGGAGCATGGGCAGGGTGATGAGCCCGCCTCCCCCC
It encodes:
- a CDS encoding YfbM family protein; its protein translation is MEMLCTLRSATEAQHQALVKAPERLQDFLDDEEDFSDLQGVRFLELDIGESWHGLQYLMTGTPWEGTAPLDFLVRGGEDVGDIPSDEGTARIFKPAEVKKLSEALHALSQDTLKRRFDAGTMQELDIYPGHWDDPPEDEDPLEELVSYFAELRKFVSQVAQRGHSLLVHIG
- a CDS encoding TSUP family transporter, translating into MEVTGLELALLCFSAFVAGGVDAIAGGGGLITLPMLLATGMPAHYALGTNKGQSVFGSFSALVRYARARLVSGRLAWVSFPLGLMGAFAGTRLVLWVKPEVLKPLVLVLLVAVAAFLAFRKGPPPGDRPEPPLARLRLLGGAVAFVIGAYDGFFGPGTGTFLIVGFSTLLGHGLLRASADAKVVNFASNIAAVVLFAWSGKVLWHVALPMAAAQFTGAWIGAHLTVKGGDRLVRKVVLLVVAALVLKLGRDLLTG